Proteins found in one Deinococcus radiopugnans ATCC 19172 genomic segment:
- a CDS encoding ABC transporter permease: MSVPISLFQVVLAAALMLLSALLSWRLRLGLGRDILTAGTRMTVQLLLVGLILGWVFALRSPWPILGIGLVMTVLAAQAAVGRTRGRYPGIFLDAFAAIFGSSFVLTGLTLGAVLQIRPWFEAQYAVPILGMVLGNTLTGVSLALDRFTSDLGHNRSAIEERLALGATRWEAARGTVRAAVRTGMLPTLNSMAVMGIVSLPGMMTGQILAGASPAVAVRYQIVIMFVLAASSALGSLGAVLLAYRALLDSRDRLRGERLKAPR; this comes from the coding sequence ATGAGCGTGCCCATCTCCCTCTTTCAAGTCGTGCTGGCGGCGGCGCTGATGCTTCTCAGCGCCCTGCTGTCGTGGCGGCTGCGACTGGGCCTGGGCCGCGACATTCTGACTGCCGGCACGCGCATGACCGTGCAACTCCTGCTGGTGGGCCTGATTCTGGGCTGGGTCTTCGCCCTGCGTTCCCCCTGGCCGATTCTGGGCATCGGGCTGGTGATGACCGTGCTGGCCGCGCAGGCGGCGGTGGGCCGCACGCGGGGGCGCTATCCGGGCATCTTTCTGGACGCTTTCGCCGCCATCTTCGGCAGCTCCTTCGTCTTAACTGGACTGACGCTGGGCGCCGTCCTCCAGATCAGGCCGTGGTTCGAGGCGCAGTACGCGGTGCCGATCCTGGGCATGGTGCTGGGCAACACCTTGACTGGGGTCTCGCTGGCCCTCGACCGCTTTACCTCTGATCTGGGCCACAACCGCAGCGCCATCGAGGAACGGCTGGCCCTGGGGGCAACGCGCTGGGAGGCGGCGCGCGGTACCGTGCGGGCGGCCGTGCGCACGGGGATGCTGCCCACCTTGAACAGCATGGCGGTCATGGGCATCGTCAGTCTGCCGGGCATGATGACCGGGCAGATTCTGGCAGGAGCCTCGCCGGCGGTGGCGGTGCGGTACCAGATCGTGATCATGTTCGTGCTGGCCGCAAGTTCGGCGCTGGGGAGTCTGGGCGCCGTCCTGCTGGCCTACCGCGCCTTGTTGGATTCGAGAGACCGGCTGCGGGGCGAGCGGCTGAAAGCGCCGCGTTGA
- a CDS encoding ABC transporter ATP-binding protein has translation MEAGEVLLSARGLSRAVGSRRLWQDVELAVGVGERLGISGPSGVGKSLLLRALAGLDALQSGEVWLRGKSQSSWPMPQFRAEVMSLLQRPAPASGTVGAHLAEPFGFKVHAGKRHQPEEAARLLNQLGRPPTFLDQDAAHLSGGEAQLVALVRALLLSPTVLLLDEATSALDADTAERAESVLRAWLADGPARALIFVSHDRAQQARFATRVHSLSGVGA, from the coding sequence GTGGAAGCTGGTGAGGTTCTGCTGAGCGCACGTGGCCTGAGCCGCGCCGTCGGCTCCCGGCGGCTGTGGCAGGACGTGGAGTTGGCGGTCGGCGTGGGCGAACGGCTGGGGATTTCCGGGCCGTCCGGCGTGGGCAAAAGCCTGCTGCTGCGGGCGCTGGCGGGCCTGGACGCGCTGCAAAGCGGGGAGGTGTGGTTGCGCGGCAAGTCCCAGTCAAGCTGGCCCATGCCCCAGTTCCGCGCGGAGGTGATGTCCCTGCTTCAACGCCCCGCACCCGCGTCTGGCACGGTAGGGGCACATCTGGCCGAACCATTCGGATTCAAAGTCCACGCTGGGAAACGCCACCAACCAGAGGAAGCCGCGCGCCTGCTGAACCAGCTGGGCCGCCCGCCCACCTTTCTGGATCAGGACGCCGCGCATCTGTCGGGCGGTGAGGCGCAATTGGTGGCGCTGGTGCGCGCGCTGCTCCTCTCGCCCACGGTACTGCTGCTGGACGAGGCCACGTCGGCGTTGGACGCGGATACGGCGGAACGCGCAGAGAGCGTGTTACGCGCCTGGCTGGCCGATGGCCCGGCGCGGGCGCTGATCTTCGTCAGCCATGACCGCGCGCAGCAGGCCCGCTTCGCCACGCGCGTTCACTCTCTTTCGGGTGTAGGCGCATGA